AGCgctcgccggtgcggtcggggcgctcAGATGACCGAGCGGAGCGATCGCCGATGCCGTCGGGGTGCTGAGCCGACTGATCGGAGAGCTCGCCAGTGTGGTCGGGGCGCTCGCCCGACTGAGCGGAGTGGTCACCGGTGTGGTCGAGGCACGCAACTGACCGATCGGAGAGCTTGCCGGTGCGGTCGGGACGTTCGCCGGATTGATCAGAGTGCTCGCTGGTACGGTTGGGGTGCTCGCCCGACCGATTGGACCGGTCAGGGACGTACTTGCGCATGGCACGGTCGCAGTCGGGAGGGTTGTGGTCGTGGTCGGTGATGGCATGGCCCCAGCAGGGTCCGGCGATGCAGCAGGCTTCCACAACGGAGAAGTCGAAGGTGCGCTGGGTGAAAGTCCTTCAAGCAACATAGATGGTGCCAAGCCAATAGGAGGCAGCACCAAATAAGAAGGCTCCAATAAAAAATCAAAGTCCTTGTTAGCTGGGGGTGGTTGTTGCTAACAAAAGGAAAAGGTAGTCTCATCAAACACGACATGGTGAGAGATGATGACCCGGTTGGATGAGAGATCAAGGCAGCGGTATCGCATATGATGAGCAGAATAGCCAAGAAAAACGCACAAGGTGGAGCAAGGAGCAAGTTTGTGTGGCGTAGTAGCGGAAAGATTCGGATAGCAAGTGCAACTAAAAACCCGGAGATGAACATAAGGCGGCGAGATGCAAAACAGACCCATGTGCGGCATGGAGGAGCTAAGAGTTTTAGTAGGTAGAATGTTCAGTTAGTGTGTGGCAGTGTGTTGAGGCTCAACCCAATAGGAGGGAGGCATACTAGCCTGAAAGAGAAAGGAGTGGACAACATTGTTGACGCTCCAAATCATACGCTCGACTCGGCCATTCTGGAGCAATGTATAGGGGCAGGACATGCGAAGATGGATCCCATGCGTGAGGAAGAAGGTGTGTGTGCTGGAGTTATTGAACTCACGGCCGTTGTCACACTGAACGGCCTTCACAGTGGCGAACTGAGTACACACAGAGGAGAAGAAGTTAGCCAGAATCGCAAAACTGTCAGATTTGAGACGTAAAGGGAACATCCACAAATAATGAGAATAATCATCAAGAATAAGCAAGTAGCATTTATAACCAGACACACTGGGAACAGGAGACGTCCACAAATCACAATGAATAAGGCCAAAATTACTAAACGCTCTAGAAGCAGATAATTGAAAAGGGAGGCGAGTGTGCCGCCCTAACTGACACGCATGACAGATGGTATGAATGTCCTTATTACAAAAAGGAATGACCGAAGCGACTTTGGACAAAACTTCATGGCTGGGATGTCAGAGATGGCAATGCACACAGAGGAGGTGGAGACAACAACGACAACGTGGGCAGCAGGAAACGACAGGGGATAGAGTGGCCCGGAGCTATTGCACTTGACGATCAGCCTCCAAGACGCTAGATCCTTCACAGAGCAGCCAGCGGAATCAAATTTAATAGAACAATTGTTATCAGAAGCAAACTGGCGAACTGAAATAAGGTTCTTAATAAGTTTAGGTAAAACTAGAACATTGTTAAGGGACAAGGAACCCGGAAAGTGAGCGGCGCCAGTAGCCGTGATAGGAAGCAAGGAACCGTCACCGACAACAATTGATGAAGGAAAGGGATACCGCGGATGAGAACAATGTGAAAGAGTACCACCGTCTGAAGTCATGTGTGAGGTGGCACCTGAATCAAGATACTAGTCATTCGTCTGCGGTTGGTTGAGAGTCATGGTGCTGAACGTCGAGGCGAGGGACTGGCTGATCCTAGGAGGAGGGCAGGCCCGTCATGGGATTGTAGAACCCCGGGGGCACCTGTGGCGCCCGCTGCCCTAGGTAGGGTGCGTGCTGCCCTAGGGGGTCTGAAGGCTCTGGAGCTGCGCCTGCTGCTAGGCAAGGAGGGCCTGCTGCGCCTACTACTGAAACACTGGTGTGGGCGCGGCTGGACGGGGAGGAACGGTGGCCTGCTGCCAAGGGCCCGGGTACATCTAAATTGTACTGGACCAGGGGTTCCAGAAGGAGGGCCAAGGACCACCGGACACCTGGGTGGTGCCGGGGGCAGGGGTCTGGGCACCGGCGGCACAGGCCTTGCTGTCGTTGCCATGGCCCTACCGCTGCTGACCACCACGTTGGCCCCTGTCCCGCTTCTGCTTGGAGGAGGGCCCCCCTTGCCGCCCCCGGAGCAGGAATGCCAAGCAGACTGGTGGGGAGGCGCAGAGGGGCGAGAGGAGGAGCCAGTGTTGACGCCGGTGAGCAGCGCTGTGGATGGAGTCGAGGAAGGAGGCGCCATCGTGAGCTTCTCGAGAAGCAGATCGTCGCGGGCCTCCAGGAAGGAGCGAAGACGACAAGAGCGCCGGATGTCGTGGCTGACGGCGGCGAACTTGTCATTGAGTCCGCGAATGATGTTGAGGACGAGGGTGCGGTCGGAGACTTGCTCACCGAGATCACCGAGGGCGTCCTCCATGCTCTTGAAGCGGCGGCAGTAGTCCGTAATGGACAAGTCGCCCTGGACAAAGGTCTGGAACTTGGCGTCGAGGTAGAGGGCCCGCGTCTCCCAGGTTGCCAAGAAACTGCGTCTCAATGGCGAGCCAGGCGGCACGGGCGGTGGCGCCGCGCTCCCCACGATCCATGATGATGTCGGTGGCGATGGTGCCGTAGAGCCAAGACCGGACGACGCAGTCCATCTGGCCCCAATCAAGAGAGGCCAAGGCGGGAACGTCACGGAGAACGTGATCCTGCAGCGAGTACTTGCTGACGGTGAGGAGAAACTGCTCATGCCACCATGAGTAGTTGTCGATAGCGGTGTCGAGGATGACGGGGATGAGGCTCCGAATGTTCTGCACGACGACGGCTTGGGTGTGCAGgttgaggacggcggcggcctcgtggAGCATCATGTCCTGGTGAGCGTCAGGCCCCTAGTCGGAGAGGTTGTGGCTGGGGTCCTCCTCGTCGGAGTCAGATGAGGTGCCCTTGCGCTCCTGGACAGAACGCGCCAGGGCCTCGCAAAGGTGGGCATTGGCGGCGTCGCGCTCCTGCGCGGCAGTGGCGGCCTCGACCTCAACCGTGACGGCACgagcgagggcggcggcgctacCATCAACCGCGCGCTTGGCGGCGGAGGACTCGGGCGGCAGAGTGCCGGCcatggaggcagcggcggtggagagCCGAGGTAAGAGCAGCGCCGCGGGCGGGCATGCTGAGAGCTGCGCCGACGGAGGCGTGCTGGGAGCTGCGCCGGCTGCGTGCTAGGATGCGGAAGGTAAGGAATCGGGGATAACCCGAACTCgtggactcgtgataccatgaaaacACTAGAGATTGCATGGGATAATTGATTAATTAGGGTATACAACatgtacaaatatataggcaGCTCTTGGTGAGGTTTATAGATACACAACTGACCAAGGGATAAAACTGCCCATCCTAATCCATCTAGGCACGTCAAAGCAGCCAAAGTCTATGTACACGTACNNNNNNNNNNNNNNNNNNNNNNNNNNNNNNNNNNNNNNNNNNNNNNNNNNNNNNNNNNNNNNNNNNNNNNNNNNNNNNNNNNNNNNNNNNNNNNNNNNNNNNNNNNNNNNNNNNNNNNNNNNNNNNNNNNNNNNNNNNNNNNNNNNNNNNNNNNNNNNNNNNNNNNNNNNNNNNNNNNNNNNNNNNNNNNNNNNNNNNNNNNNNNNNNNNNNNNNNNNNNNNNNNNNNNNNNNNNNNNNNNNNNNNNNNNNNNNNNNNNNNNNNNNNNNNNNNNNNNNNNNNNNNNNNNNNNNNNNNNNNNNNNNNNNNNNNNNNNNNNNNNNNNNNNNNNNNNNNNNNNNNNNNNNNNNNNNNNNNNNNGGGCCCCGAACTAGAGTCTAGGACGTAAGGCTTAAACTTTGTACGATCTCCCCATTTCGCAAGCTCCCAGCTAATAATCTGTAGTGTATGTTGACCTACGTCAAAAACCGACAGCAGTGAGTTTTCAGCTTATTTTAACTTGACTATGGATTACCTAGGTCTATACGTTGATATCTATGACTTATTTTCATGTCGAGATGTTGTCTTGATTATATCAGCACGACATCGACCATGCCTACTGGCAAGTATCCACGTCATCGCCGTGCGTCCACTCTCTGTTTCTATCGTCGGAAATACTGGGTACAGAAGATAAACTGTTAGTTACGTCCATGATGCTTGGTGGATATCCTCTGCTGTCTATACATTACAGGCCACTTTATCGTCATGTGCTTCTACCTAATCTGTCTTCCTCTATACCACTTACTTACTCTGACCTTCCCGAGCAGGGGCACACAAGAcggaatctattaagcctaattagtccatgatttgacaatgtgttgctatagtaaatatttgctaatgatggattaattaggtttaatacattcgtctcgccgtttagcctccacttatgtaatgggttttgtaaatagtctacgtttaatactcctaattagtatctaaacattcgatgtgacacgtgcttatttataagcaaaGGAACCGAACGCCCCCTCAATTGACTTGACGTtcgaaaaaaaaacttcaactGACATGGGAAGTACTATTACAGTAATAAACGAAGGATAGGCCGGCAGGCTAtcagaagctgctgctgctactagtGGTAGAGAGATTGGCGCGAGACGGCGAGAGTAGGTCCGGAGGCATTGACGCCGCCTGGCACACGTCCTCCGCCGACGGAGCGACGCAGCGGGGGGAGCCACAGGCGCTGTAAATGGCGGTCGAGGGGAGTGGCTCTCACATGGCTCCGTAAATTGCTGGCCCGTCCGTCCTGCAATCCTGCAAGCCCTGGCGCGGATCATGTGCATGGGGTCGTAGATCTGAGTCAAGTCAATAAACTTCCCCGTTGTTTCAGCtgtgggggtgtttggttcccacgCTAGACTTCAGCACATGTggcatcgaatgtttaaatactaattagaagtattaaatatagagtatttacaaaacccattgcatagatggaggctaaacagcgagacgaattaagcctaattagtctatgatttgactgctacagtaaccatttgctaatgatggattaattaggcttaacagattcgtctcgccatttagctttcatctgtgcaattaattttataattaaattatatttaattcttctaattagcctccgaagatttgatgtgacacggactaaactttagctcaagaaaCCAAACACTAGATGTGCCTCTTTGGTGGAGCTTCGGGTGATTCCGACTGTACCTTGCACATGCCTTAACTGTACGATTTTACTACTATGGCAAGGAGTAAAATGAAAATCGAGGTAACTAGATGAGCTCCAAATTCTAGCTTCACCAGCTCCGACTCCTCTAGTGCTACAGTATCCATTTCAGGTGGAGTCGGACTGTGATGAATTGAAGCTCCACCAAAGGAGCTCGTATATCCCTTGTTTcatctctctctatatataagaAACGCAGCGGGTATAGATGGAGCAGATCTCATTCCTGCCCGGGCCTTATAGACGATAAAGTTAGCATCAACTAGCCCCATCCCAGCAAGTGTGTTCCAGGAATCCAGGTCAGTGCTGTGTTAGAACCATCAGCCAGCCCTTTGTCATGTATATACTTTTGATTCATTTGTTAACCGTCGTTCTATATCTGTATACAGTAATAATTTCTTTGATGCGTGTGTCTATCGAACAGAAATTTGTTTTTAAACCGAATCTAGACACTTGATTTGCTGATCCTTGTTCTGTGAGTTCAAATTATCCTAGTGCATCCCAGAGGCAAAGGCCCCGAAGacaggtttttgtttttcagaGAAACATACAAATTACCTTAAGTATAAGCATGTTTCAGATATTAGATGGTCTAGATTCATCCATTCATGGGTCAAATCCCGATCTTGAGAAGATCTCGTGCCGGCTTGTTGCATACATAGTATGCATTTGGATTAACACGGTGGTTGAGCTATTGGGACAGAAAAGGTAGGAGGGAAAGGGGACAGAGCAACAGCAGCACCAATGCATCGTGGTTCATGGACCAAGAGCCGTGCCGTGCTCTGGCTGTGCGGCTGCAGGCGACCGCGCGCGAGCAGGGGAGGGGAGGTCATGCCTGCAAACCGCACGACGCGGCGCTGCTACTGCTAGAGCGAACATAGTAATTACAAGAGGAGCCATCTGCTCGTTGCTCGCTCCTAGGAGAATCTGTTTTCCCAGGAGTATACCACTAACGCTGTAATAAACTGATCCTCCTTGCAATGTATTTCGTTTGTTAAAAATGTGGTTTATTTCGTATGCCCCATATGTCAAACAGTCTCCATTGAAAGTAAAAAATTGTAGCTGTCTCATCCCTCAGAATTTTTGGATTGTAGAAATGGAAGATCTTGTCCAAAAAGAAGTTGACGCCCTGCGGAAGATATTGACTGATACAAGTGGGGAGCCAATCAAACTATCATATGCAACTATAGATAACCTTGTAGGAGATTTCTCTGATGAAGACTGTGTGATTGGTCGTGGTGGATTTGGGGTGGTCTACATGGTACGATTTGTTCTTAAGTAACCCATTTATATATACTATCAGTTTTTCATATAGTTGCCCGTGGAGAGACACGCTCAAGCCAATGATAAACAGAGTAATATGGTATGCTGAACTGCAGGGAACTCTTTGGGATGCTGGTTCTCCAATGAAGGTTGCTATCAAGAAGCTTAATTCGACATCGCCTAGTTTTGACGACGAACAATTTGTTAAGGAGGTTCGATGCTTGAAAATGGCAAAGCACAAAAATATAGTTCAATTTCTAGGATATTGCGCAGATACAGCTAACGAAGTAATGGAGCTCCCCGATGGAAAACATGTTTTGGTAGAAGCACTACGGCAACGGTTGCTCTGCTTCAAGTATGCACCTAATGGAAGCCTTGACCATTTTATTAACAAAGGTATAAAGCTTGCaaacttttgttttgtttttctttttggtttgcGCTTGGATCATTGAAcaagttcttttttttagatTGAACAAGAAGTGCTGGTTCATCTTACATAGAAAATGTACGCGTCAGTTACTAAGGCGAATTAACTGGTCATTAAATTAGTCACAAATGCATATGCCGGCGCCTTTGCACTTGTTTTACCAGTCCTGCTCCTGCCTATGAACAACTGTTATCAATGGTAAAGACTAAAAGACCAAATGTCAACATATAATGCACCAATTCCATCTCCGCGTCCTCCAAACCGCTCCATTTCCCCTGCCGCATCTCCACTGATACAGTGCTTGGTCATCCTTGCTACTtggctcctctcctccctcttcaTCGCCGGTACCCATGTTTTTTTCCCTAGTCATCTGTGCACTGTTATGCGTTCTTTTATAAGACAATTCCCTTAGTGCCATcaaaatttacatgaccttacTTCAGTGCCATATAATTTTATGAATTCCTTTAGTGCTATTGAATCTAAGATTTATCCCCTCACTACTGTTCCGTCCATATTTCTATCCATATGCTGTTAGGTGTGGGCTGAAAAGAAACTTCCGAGTGAGGTCCCACCTGTCAGTGCTCCTTTCAATCCACATAACTTAAGAGGAgtaaaactattttttttccaaccaCACTTAACGACACATGGATGGAAATATTGACCGAATGGCACTAAGGGGTTCAAGCTTAGATTTAATGGCATTGAAGGGATTTCGTGAAATTTTTATGGCACTAAGGGAAGCTATGTGAATTTTATAGCACTAAGGGAATtggcttttcttttatttgtctAGCCCATCACAGCCGCCAGTGTCACCTTTAGTTTCATTTTGCCCACGCTTAGCGGTTCCTAGACTAATTACAGGTACATCTGTTAAACGATATTTTAAAGCGAAGTGGTCCAGGCTGATTCTATAAAGTGAACTATAAATGGATCGGATGAgagctgaaaaaaaaactagtttcTCTTACGGTATCTTTAGGGAATCAATTTTAGTCACACAATTACGTTTGTTAGAGAAAAACTTCCGACggaggcaaaagcaagaggagCTCTATCAAACTAGCTTTTTCCCCATGTATTTTGTTTCGTTCTTCCCGGTCACTCCTACTCCAGCTGCAGTAAACTTTTTTTTAGCATCACTCTCTTGTGTTATATTGTGCTATTGAGTCTCGCTTTGTGAATACTTAGAACTGCTTTGTGATGGTCCCATTCTTCGCACGCCCAATACTGACAAAAACCCTTTTAATTCTTTTTACgatttcaaatttctttttacgATTTCAAATCTCCTCTTCCATCGTTCAGTTGTCCATTTGAATTCAAATGTTCACTAATTAGCACTGCTATTTTGTATGTTTTGCCAGTAAAACATTTGAGTTCTCGAATTATCTAGTATTGTGTATGTTTGGTATAGGTAAATTTAAGTAGAAATGTACTTAAAATTACCTTTTATGTCAAGGCTCATCTTCACTATGGATGTCATTTGAATTCTCTTCTGTTCACTTTTATAGGGAATTTTCATGCGATGGATTGGACTACACGCTATCGAATAATTAAAGGCATCTGTCAGGGTTTGCAATATCTTCACGAAAACCGTATTAATCATTTAGATCTTAAACCTGAAAATGTGCTGCTGGACATTGACATGGAGCCTAAAATTACAGACTTTGGTCTGTCAAGGTGCTTTGATGAAAAACAGAGTAGAATTCAAACTAATAACATTTGTGGAACACCGTAAGCACTGCCTCTTCAGAACTCAATGCATTAGTCCTGAAAACAAATCTTAAAAACATGCATATTGTGCCAAGATGCTTCAACCTACCATATTGCCTGCAGGGGATATATTGCACCAGAAATTATAGATTGTGGAGACGTATCGTACAAGTCAGATATATACAGTCTGGGTGTCATAATATCAAAACTATCAACTGGATGTAGCATGCCTGGCGCTAACTATGTAAGGATAATAGACATAATCATGTTTTCCCATTTTATGTGCCAAATATTACAATTCTTATGCTTCCTTTACGTAGATGAATATTCTGAAAATTGTCTTTCTTTTACTGATATTGTTAGTAAAATATGTTAAACTTGCATCATTCCTATTGTTTTGCAATATACTGTGTCTCCATCCCAAAAAAGATTGCACTTCTCgttttgttctaagtcaatTTAACCAAGTTTATAAAAACATCAACACTTATGATACCAAATTTTGATtcatcatgaaatatatttcataatattCGGTATTATAAATGTTGATATTCTTCTCCATAGACTTGGTCGACCTAAAGGTGCAATTTTTTTCGAACAGAGGTAGTATAGTACTACTATATTCATTATTATGATCTTTATCTTCACAGTGGAATAAATCACTAGATGTAGACTACCTGTAAATATGCTTGCTGTCATCTTTATTACTGTGCGTTTTGTCTTTGCAGTCGAATATATCACATGAACACTTGCAACATATGATGAAACGTGTTGACGAATTAGCTAAAAGTTGTGGGGATGATGACCAACATAAAAGACCTAATATTAACGAGTTACTTTGTAAGCTGGATGAGATAGAATCTGAGATTGAAATGGTGATTCGAGTGAATGGAACTTCAATAGACCAGGTACGACCATTTTTCTTCCCTCACGAACCTTGCATAGGGACCTCGCTACGTGGTGCATATTTCAGGCAATGAGATTATTGATTGTTTTAATGACTGCTTTAATCTTGATAGTTTTACTGATTGTTGTGCAATGAGATTCGGGTTGCTAGATGTATCTGGATATTCATATATACtccatccatttcaaattgtagatcattttggaTCATTTTGGTATtcctaggttcatagatattattatgcatctaaatatagtgtatgtctagatgtataataatatctatgaaccttaaaaagttaaaacgacctacaatttggaacggaggagtaTGTAATACCCTTGCCAAATATACGATTGGCCAGTGGAAGAATTAGGAAAGATTCTGCCCGCGTGTGATGGGCAACTCGTCTGGACATGACGACCTCAGCACCCTCGCCTTGTGCGCTAATCCGTTGGGGGAAGGAACGATCAGAGTGCTTgagtttatttttttattccCTTGCCTCGAAGTGTTTGGAGGTCAATTTATCCTATGACAACTAGCAGTTGACATCCACAATGTGTAAAGTTCGGCCATGGTTCGATATTGAATTGTACTGGAGCTGCTATTACTGGCTGGCTCAAAACAGTGACCAAAAAAACGCCATGCGCGGACCCAAGCAGTATATTGGCCGGGTCGGATGTGAGGTTGTAAATGGCTTTTTTATTTGGAACTTTATACATTTTTCTCTCAAACCTGAACTCTTTTTGAATCCATTTTAACCACATTGTTGTTGAGAATTAGTCCAACATAATAAGATCATGAGTATATATATATTGTGATTTCAAAAGTATACATTTTTAGTCTACTATAATTCAACATTTCCAAAGTAAAATGTTAAATTTGCTTAGTCGAAATGTTAAGTTAGccttttttttatattgttGAATCAAGGTTTATAGAAAATGCTGAATGTATATGGCCATATGGGAGATGTTACTATTTCCAAACAAATGTTAAACATGCCATTTCAAGTTATCGTAA
The genomic region above belongs to Setaria italica strain Yugu1 chromosome VI, Setaria_italica_v2.0, whole genome shotgun sequence and contains:
- the LOC101769930 gene encoding protein SUPPRESSOR OF NPR1-1 CONSTITUTIVE 4-like isoform X3 — encoded protein: MEDLVQKEVDALRKILTDTSGEPIKLSYATIDNLVGDFSDEDCVIGRGGFGVVYMGTLWDAGSPMKVAIKKLNSTSPSFDDEQFVKEVRCLKMAKHKNIVQFLGYCADTANEVMELPDGKHVLVEALRQRLLCFKYAPNGSLDHFINKGNFHAMDWTTRYRIIKGICQGLQYLHENRINHLDLKPENVLLDIDMEPKITDFGLSRCFDEKQSRIQTNNICGTPGYIAPEIIDCGDVSYKSDIYSLGVIISKLSTGCSMPGANYSNISHEHLQHMMKRVDELAKSCGDDDQHKRPNINELLCKLDEIESEIEMVIRVNGTSIDQEPLHVHPRKLVWPLAANNSMPFPLHLTNKSTDDHFAFMFLDFGGVASSCSILGNKGVIPPQSTWGIVLHLQLQAGEPAVSEKQGKEMVIVRSTVVEKGFRSNDITVDMFKRHLSVQDRVGSYFCGTTPITTPPTI